The Drosophila sulfurigaster albostrigata strain 15112-1811.04 chromosome 3, ASM2355843v2, whole genome shotgun sequence genomic sequence GCAATCTGATGGCGGAGCTGATGAAGTGATgaagatgacgatgacgagtGTTTCTTAGACTTAAGCTCGCTTTTAGTGAAGAGAATTTTCGCCTGCCTGCACTCACTTATGATGATCCTTAGGCATTTAACCGCGAGAGTCCAATCCGTTGGTCCAACAAACAATCTTGTAAAGCAAAATACAGGCATCAAGTAGtccaatttttatatatatactatttaacattaaacttaaacaacaaataaacatacatTCCAATTAAAATCTTGCAGATCTTTTGACTTATGTTGCAAATTAAGGAGGATTTGTCTTTCCCTAAATGCATTTTCAGTTCTGACATGCCTTTTTGTATATGATCTTAGATGATCTAAACTTCGATGATACTTCTCTTTGAGCTCAGCTCTTCTTTGATCATATTCTAATTGAAGTTGCTTCTTCAGAAATCATTTTTcctcttttcttttgtatCTCCTCCTAagtgaactttttttttgtgaacttATGCTGTTTGTCTGAAAATTCTTTAAACTTATTCCTTTGCTGTTTTCATCTCAAACCTCATTTAACTTATTCTGAACTCCTCTCTTTATGACTTGTTGTCTTCACATTTTCCTTACATAATCTTTTCTACCTCCTGTTTCTTCTTTAACATATTTTCCTCCTCAATTTCTCCTCTTAATCTACTCCGCTTGCAATTTATCCTCATCGTTTTTCTTTGGTGGCTTTTGCGGTTTTTTTCACTTTGTCCAGATAGATGTTGAGTATGCCCTCAATGCCAGGATACAGCACAAAGTGCGTCGTCTTGATCTTCTTGTCAATAAGATACGATGTCACCGACTCTGTGTTGAAGGCAACATCGAGTGCATCACTGTGATTCACCTTGTCCAGCTGCTGACGAGCCACTTTAATGACACAGTTCTCAAAGCCATTGATTTTGATGGACAAATCGAGTTGGTAGGCAGCATCCACGTCTGGCCAGCGCTGCTCGAGCACATCCTTGGACCACTGCAGCTCCTCGCTTTCGGCATTAAGACGTCCAGGCACTGCAGCGAAACGTGACCACAACTCGGAGGCAAAATGCGGTGCCATGGGAGCGAGCATAATAATTTGTGCGGCGAGAGCGCGTTCAAACTGTTTGCCATGACGTTGAATATGCTTTGGAGTGCGCTGTAAAGTAAGAAGGAGTATTAAACTAAAGTAAATGCAACTGCTGACCAGGATTTACCCTCAGTGAGTTGGTCAAGCCTTGCATCTTGGAGATGGCAACGCTCAGCTGATGCGCATGGCGATAGTTGAAGGTGGCGCctttaatataaaagttaCGTGCATCAAAAAGCTTGGCATCATCCAGCAGAAAAGCATCGCTGCCCGTGTCCACAGTTTCTTCTGTGACTTCGCGGCGTGCCGTCTCGAAATCCTCAAGCGTCAGCCACAAACGCTTTTGCCAGTTGAGTATGCCGGGAAAAGCTAAAGGAAAAGGGGAATTGATTTTAGAGGGAATAAAGTTTATAGTTGCTTCTTCACTCACTTGCACTGGACCAATTGCGATGCGAGGTGGGCGCCACATCCGCCAAGATGATTAAACGTGTTGTATCTGTGCCGTATTCATTGAACATGTCATCAGGTTCAACGCCATTTAGCTTCGACTTGGACATCTTCTCCCAGCTCATGATGACCGGCTCTTGTGTCTCCTTAAGCTGCGCCTGATTCTTTTTGGCATTGACCACTTCCACGTCCGAGTCACGCACATAACGTCCACTTCCCTTCACCCTATACGAACGTCCCATGACCATGCCTTGTACCAGCAGCCGCGAGAAGGGTTCAGACGTTGGAGACAGTCCACAACTGTGCAGAAAGTGATTCATGAAGCGGGCGTAGTAAAGATGTAGCACAGCATGCTCCTTGCCACCAATATAGAGATCCACAGGCATGCAAGCATTCGTCAGCGTTGTGTCAAAGATGTGCTGCGTATTTTGGGGATCCAAATAACGCAGATAGTACCACGAACTGTCCACAAAAGTGTCCATGGTGTCGGTTTCGCGACGCGCTTGCGGGTCACCACATTTCGGGCACTCACAGCGCAGCGCATCCTTGCCAGCATCACGTGGCGGCAGCGTCACTGGCAGTTGTTGCTCGGGCACTGGAACAGCGCCGCATTTGGTACAGTGCACAATGGGTATCGGGGTGCCCCAGTAGCGTTGCCGCGAAATAAGCCAATCCTGCAGCTTAGACGACACTCGATAGCCACCAATGTTGAGACGTTTGGCTGCAGTCAGCACTTCCTTGCGCAGCTGCTCCCAGTTGCCGGGATTCACTTCGTTGCTGGTGCTAAATGCGAGTCCAAGTTGCTCCCACAGTTCACGATCCTCGGCACGAAAGCTGGGCGCAGCTAGGTATACATCACAGTCCGGCGGGAAGGCAGCATCATCGCTAAACACTACAGGCAACGTGGTGCGTGCGAAGGGATTCTCCACACTCAATCCACCAGCATCGGGCAGTTTGGCTAAAAAGTGCTTCTGGCGCAGCACGAGAAATGCATGAGGATCGAGTAGATGCTCGGGATTGGCAGTCCACACGCGAAGCAGGTTCGAGGCGGAGGTGAGCAAAGAGAAGGCGTAACCATCGCACTCGCCAATCCAATGCCGCTGTAGATTGATAATATCGCGCCAATCACGCAACGTTGGATCCTCGAGTCCATCGAGCAGCCGCTTGGCATACGCTGTGGTGCGTATGAACCATTGTTTGAGCAACTTCTTTTCCACCTTGGCGCCCGAGCGCCACGAACAGCCATTGGCATCCACCTGCTCATCGGCCAGCACTGTTTTGTCTACGGGATCCCAATTGACCAACGCCTCGTTTTGATAGGCGAGTCCTTGCTTatgcagcagcaagaacaaatGCTGTGTCCACTTGTAGTACTCGGGACTGCTCGTCGACAGCTCATGCGTCCAGTCGAAGGAGCAGCCCAagcgttgcagttgctgcttcATTTGTGCAATGTTCTGTTGTGTCCAGGCGGCGGGTTCCACGCCCCGTTGGTTGGCTGCATTCTCAGCGGGCAGTCCGAAAGAATCCCAGCCTATCGGTTGAAACACATTCTTGCCGCACATGCGATGAAAACGTGCCACAGCATCGCTGATTGTGTAAACTCGCACATGGCCCATGTGCAGATTGCCCGAGGGATAGGGAAACATGGAGAGCACATAGTATTTGTTGGCCGCCTGCTTTGAGTCAAACTGCCCATGGCACAGCTGCTTACTCCAGTGCGTCTCAATGCGATGTTTCACATCGTTGGTCAGCTCCAGTTGCTAAAATAACACATAACAAAGAGAAAACATTTGTTTCCAgtcttgaaatatttatattgaaatttaccTCATTGCTTGTGCAGCTTTGTGTTAAGAAACGCCGAAGCCAGTTATATTCCAATCCCCGTAACAGTCTTTTATATCGCAGCGCTTGcatcttgtttattttaattgataaaattCCACATTAATGCGGCATATTAACATATGCGTGTATTgaataacaaatcaaattgcTAAACAGCTGTGGCGCATGAGGCTGCCACATCGCTGGCTGCACAGCTGTTGCAATAGCCAACATTTTGGCGGGAAGCATTTTACAGCTATGTGGCAAGCTCCAGCCCACTGTTGTATTTTGGTCTGTGGTTGCAAGCTGGCAACGCAGAGCTTTTTGTTGCGGTTTTCAACCTAGTGGCAGTATTGACGTTGCACTTTCGCCAAAACTGCAGACGTAATTTTTCACAGGGCGTATTCGTATTGGAGTTGCGTGAAAAAACTTATTTACAAGCAATTAACTTTGATTTAGTGGATAAAAGTAGTAGCAAAAGATGGGCGATTCGCTGGATAACACCGACACTTCGGTGGATCCAGGTGTGAACCTGTCCATTGCCAATTACGACGCATTTGCCAATTATCTTCGCAAGGCGGTGACCATTCTGCTGCCCGACGAGGATGTTGTGCCGGATTCGTTGAATAATGCATTGGACGATCCCATCAATCAGGAGACTATCCGCAAGTTCTTATCCGATCCTCAAGTGCAAGCGTTGTATGTGCAGCGCAACTGCATTAAAGGTAAGattgaatttttcaattttccaatcAGTCCAATTGTCAGACCAACTGCACAAAATGGCGTCGCATAGAAGCAACGGCAAACTACTTTACTGTTAAAATGGATCGAAATCTATTCTGTTCCTAACAAATATTGAGTTCTTATATATATTCACACATTTTTCTATGTGCAACTTgcattctttaaaattatttggaTAAAAATCAATCGCCTATCAGATTTTTCATGTTTTCTGCACCGTTTGGTGCGCATGACGTCATGCCAGCTGACTCACAGCTGCTATTCATGGTGCAAGAAACAAGATTGAGCATATTCATGAATACGTGTGTCgtcacatttttaatttgcaccATCCACTTTAAAACTGCGAGGACCTTGAAAAATAGATGTATTACATGTTTGgctatatatttaatttaaatcaatttctataaaaaaatatgttaaatattaacaaaacgCAAATGTCCCGTGTTTACCGCACCAAAAAACTGTTCTTTTCCGTTCAGTTCGAATGTTATGTTCGCCCCCTTATACAACGAAAAAGAGTTCACCACTCAACAAACAGCTGACAATTAGGTGCGCCAaggtatgaaaataaaaaaaaaataaaataaaaagtaaatgcatttatgtaaatattacattgcCGCCAGCAATTCTACTTACAAAGGCCTAAACTGATTCCACTAGATTTTCTTTCACTTCGCCCAAATCTTCgtcaaaatattgcaatttaagaaagttttacattttacaaatacgcgtatatttttttgaattggTAGCCAACTCTTGGAAACGCCAAAACAAACGTAAAAAAACTGAGTTGAAATAATAATGGGGCATTAGCCGTATGTTTGCGTACTAGTGACGTCACGCTCAGAGaacaaaaacattgaaaaccTTTCGAGC encodes the following:
- the LOC133843861 gene encoding leucine--tRNA ligase, mitochondrial, coding for MQALRYKRLLRGLEYNWLRRFLTQSCTSNEQLELTNDVKHRIETHWSKQLCHGQFDSKQAANKYYVLSMFPYPSGNLHMGHVRVYTISDAVARFHRMCGKNVFQPIGWDSFGLPAENAANQRGVEPAAWTQQNIAQMKQQLQRLGCSFDWTHELSTSSPEYYKWTQHLFLLLHKQGLAYQNEALVNWDPVDKTVLADEQVDANGCSWRSGAKVEKKLLKQWFIRTTAYAKRLLDGLEDPTLRDWRDIINLQRHWIGECDGYAFSLLTSASNLLRVWTANPEHLLDPHAFLVLRQKHFLAKLPDAGGLSVENPFARTTLPVVFSDDAAFPPDCDVYLAAPSFRAEDRELWEQLGLAFSTSNEVNPGNWEQLRKEVLTAAKRLNIGGYRVSSKLQDWLISRQRYWGTPIPIVHCTKCGAVPVPEQQLPVTLPPRDAGKDALRCECPKCGDPQARRETDTMDTFVDSSWYYLRYLDPQNTQHIFDTTLTNACMPVDLYIGGKEHAVLHLYYARFMNHFLHSCGLSPTSEPFSRLLVQGMVMGRSYRVKGSGRYVRDSDVEVVNAKKNQAQLKETQEPVIMSWEKMSKSKLNGVEPDDMFNEYGTDTTRLIILADVAPTSHRNWSSATFPGILNWQKRLWLTLEDFETARREVTEETVDTGSDAFLLDDAKLFDARNFYIKGATFNYRHAHQLSVAISKMQGLTNSLRRTPKHIQRHGKQFERALAAQIIMLAPMAPHFASELWSRFAAVPGRLNAESEELQWSKDVLEQRWPDVDAAYQLDLSIKINGFENCVIKVARQQLDKVNHSDALDVAFNTESVTSYLIDKKIKTTHFVLYPGIEGILNIYLDKVKKTAKATKEKR